The window ATGGAGAAAATTCATCTCATGGCGATCACACGTATTAATCCTGAAGCTCGCTGGTCAGACGCCGTCATCCACAACAACACGCTGTATTACACCAGCGTGCCGGAGAATCTGGATGACGGTGCACAGGCGCAAACGGAGAACGCGCTGGGCGCGCTGGATGCCATCCTACAACAGGCGGGAACGGATAAGAGCAAGCTGTTGGACGTGACGATTTTTCTCGCCGATGCAGATGATTTT is drawn from Pectobacterium aroidearum and contains these coding sequences:
- a CDS encoding RidA family protein, which gives rise to MAITRINPEARWSDAVIHNNTLYYTSVPENLDDGAQAQTENALGALDAILQQAGTDKSKLLDVTIFLADADDFAAMNAAWDAWVVAGSAPVRCTVQAKLMHPKFKVEIKAIAAI